TGGTCCCAAAATTTAACTTAATGACTATTTTCCAATTATAGACGCTGAAAAAATTTCACGGAAAAATCCCTGTTGAAGAGTTGGAAATTTCTTGAGGTTTTCAAATCATAGCAGCAAATATTTGATTAGAATTTTATGTATAGGGTATAGGTATTATTCCCAAGCAGAATTTTTGGACAATATAGTTAGTTAAAGTAAGAGAAAACATATAAGAAGATTTATAAGATTGTACAGTCAATGTTTAATCTAAGCAGAATAATCAAGCAAAAATGgctaaataacatatttttactcTATTCCTTCCGTTTGTTTGTGCTCTGTTtcttattagtttattttaaaaagactattattttactttttaaaatattttttactattaacttttcaaatgacacgattaaaatatgaaaaagttacTTTTAGGGATGGGTCGtttaacttttcaaaaaatatttctttcgttttatattaattgttcattttttttatacgtttcttaaataataatattctaataaattataaaagtaaagtggaaaaaattaatcaattttatgtttaattttataaataatttattaaaaatattcgtaactatttttaataatataatatgaacaATTAATACGAGATTAAGTGAAACGATATGAAACCGCAAGGGGTAATGTTTTGGCCGGAGCTGAACTGAATAGCAAAGACTTTTCTGTGTAAAAAATACACTCAATTTGGAAAGTTTTAGCAGTCTGAAATTGCGATACTTCCTCCGGTGATCTCAATGAAAGCTAGGGTTTTACTACTCTGTTTTCTGTTATTATCTTCAAATTTCCGTTTTCTGCAATCTGAAGACACGACAAAGAACAAATTTCGAGAACGGGAAGCCACTGATGATGCCCTCGCTTACCCCAATTTGTAAGTTTCCGTTCATTCGTACTCTGTGTTTTTTTGAGCTGTTTAATCGATTTTGATTTCGCATAATCACTTATTTCAGGATGTTACATAGAGCTATACTGACTCATTGAGAATTTTCTCCTAATTTTTTGGTGATATTACCAATTTAGTGTCTTATTATCGAGATTTAATGatcaaaaacacatttaaaCTAAGGCATTTCCTGAGTTTTACATTTTCTGCTTGAACTGTCAGTATGCTTGAACTGTCAGTATAGATGAGGTAGGAAAATGGAATAATTGATAGTTGAGGTGTGTCTTTAGTATTCAGGTAGGAAAATGGTCCAAGTGATAGTTGGGGAGTGGAATTTGCGACAAGATGATAGTTATGTATGTTTTTAACCATCATCTGTATTATCACGCCTCAACTATTAGTTTTTCGCTTTCCTAACTGAACTATCACCATAGTTGAGGTTGGAAAAAACGGAACAGTTGATAGTTGAAGCGTATTTTAAAACATGGTGATATTTAGGTAGCAAAAAGGAacaggaaaatgcacaagtaccctctagactataattgatatttcagagataccttaactaaactaaggtcctattacccttgaacttattttttttggtaattatgTGCATCTTTTTGGCTTACGTGGCATTCAAATATCTCCCACGTGCAAGACCTTAATTTtattaaggtgtgtctctgggatttcgttcatagtctagggggtacttgcgCATTTTTCCAAAAGAAACAAATGATAGTTGGAGTGTGAAATTTGCGGAAAGACGATACTTGAGTGTGTTGTTTTTAATCGTTATCTCTATTACCAATATCAAACTGGAGATGTTAATATCTTTCTAAAATATGTGCTTACTCCTAATATGGCGGACACactttctaaattttaatttatttgtttttgcatACAAACATATTGACGCCTAAGATTTCTATAGAACTTTCAAGAATTCACATTCATGAAACTGCTAAAATTGTTATAATAACAGACTTTTTAGCCACTATTTACCATTTTCTTCTACTACTTCTATTAAATTATACTTTATCTggttcaatttatatgacagtCTTTCCATTTTGGAAGGTTCAAAATGTGTTCACGCCATTCTATTTCTATTCAAGCTGCAGAACTTCCAAGtattcaaatacattaaattattcaatgtttaaaatttgatgtgatgttttctttgttttctctctCAAACTAACTTTTCGACTATAAGTATATCATTTTCTCCCATTATTACTAATTTACTATACTCGAGTCAAAACAAAAGCCTTAAACTTTGTGCCTGAACAAACACCGATGTATAATTAAGATGGAGGGAGTATATAAGTCAAATTAACATCTTAAATTCCTTGTCTTGTCAAACATCCTAACAAAATGGGACAGAGGAAGTACCATTGACAAATACTTTTGGTTTCAATGCCTGATACACAAAAGATGAAAACTGAAAAGATTTTTAATATTACTCTTGGTGTTTATGCTGGCAGAGACGAAGATGAATTGTTTAATACACAGTGCCCTCAGCATTTGGAGCTGAGATGGCAGACAGAAGTTAGTTCCAGCGTATATGCATCCCCCTTGATTGCTGATATTAACAGGTAATGTAATAGAAGCATCTTTCCTTTGGGTTGTAATTCATTTGCTTTTACACTCTCTGAGTGTGTGATGACTGCCTTAAGATGAGTGTTCTTGTTTACTTTCTGATACTACTTGCTTCCATAGTGGTACAACGGTCAATTATTATCAAGagaataatagttataataacaAATGAGTGACATGGATGcagttattttattaaaagtaaacgAGAGGCAGGTGGTTTCTTAAGGATAGGAAGGATGGAGGACTAGGTGTGCACAATATGACCTTGCTCTTCAAATGACTTTGGAGATATAACTTCGAGATCAATGAACctgaaagaaaataattaatgctATACATGGCAAAAAGGATGACTAGAGATCTTCTAGGCAAGTGGATGTTAAATGGAGTATCTGTAAGGGTATAAGCATGCATGGAAAGAACTCATCGAATACACTAAGCTGGAGGTGGGAGATGGACATAGGATCAATTCTGGACAGATTTATGGGTTAGATAAGAATTCTGAAGGCTGAATTCCCTATATAGTTTAATTGTTCTGTTAATAAAGGAGTCTTTGTTGCGGAATTTCACTCAAACTCAGGTTAGCAAATTTATTTCCGAGGAATCTAAATGATTGCTAGGTAGAGGATTTTTCCTAATGTTTCAGCAGCTGGAATCAGTCTCTATAGATTAAACTGAGATGGATTCTCTGATTTGGTCAGCTACTGAAGATAAAATATTCTCGGCTAAAGTTgctatattattttgttaaagcAGACAGGCATTGGGATGAGAATTGGCCTTGGAAGATGATTTGGAAGGAAAGCACTCCTGTTAAGTTAACATGCTTGGGATGGATTGCAGCTATGGAGACTTGTCTAACTCAAAATTACCTGCAGAAAACCTTTATTTTGGTGGTGTAATAGATGCACTCTGTGTAAAGAGGACCAGGAGACAGTTATTCATCTAATCCTTCCGTGTAGAGTCTGAAGACAATTTTGGGAATTATTCATTAATATCTGTGGAATTTCATGGGTGATGCCTCAGGGTTAGGAGCTTATTGGAAAGCTAACAACTTCAAAGCGTACTTAAGAGTGTTGAAGCATATTCGGAGAACTGTCCTAGTATGCATCTTCTGGAGAGGAAAAAGCTTGCTTTGAAGAAGAGAAATCACATCTCTAGAATTAAGAATGAATGCATAATCtgtatttttggtgtaaaagTAGTACCTTAGCAGTTTAGCTAGTCTGGATCAGTTCgtggatttttttaatttttttaggaagGTAAGGGTAGTAGGCTGTTTGTTTTCTGTACTTTTCTCATCTTGGTACCTTTACTACCTTATTAATGAACTTTTaccttattttaaaatgaaagtaaTTGAGGAGATAACATGTATCCTGATATAAATTTGTTGATGAAAATGGGTGGTCTGTTGAAAAGGCAAATAACTATGTTTTCAAGCCCTCCCAGATTATTGCAGGGGAAAGCTACAACTATTCTAGTTATGTGTGAGATTCAACAAAATCACATGCAGTTGCTTAATTTCGAACTTAAgtatcttttattgttttctgtttccttaatttattcatttcagCTATGTTTCTGGATCATTACTACAGTGATGGAAAGCTTGAGGTGGTAGTTCCCTCTTTTGTTCATTACTTAGAAGTTCTGGAAGGTTCTGATGGAGATAAAGTTCCAGGTATGATTTGTAGAAAGCTAGTTATAAGCTATGTTGCTGCTCTGGACACCCCAAAATGTTGCCGCACCTGTGTTGGATCCTCCATAAATACACTATTTTTGGAGTATCTACACACAACCATCGATACTTTTGAAGAGTCCAAATGACATAGGTTATAAGAATAAATGCGAACTTATTAGATGAGCTACATAATACCTCACATCCCGCTTGTATATAAATTGAACACCAAAATGTAAATTTATGATcaatgaaacaacaaaattcacctcaatataaagaaattatcTATATGAAATGATAATGAGGTTTGAGCTGTGTGTGTAAATCTGATGACATCTCTACAAATTTTATAACTTCAAATCATCAGGATGGCCAGCATTCCATCAATCAACTGTTCATTCCACTCCTTTCCTGTATGACATTGACAAGGATGGGGTGAGGGAGATAGGCTTGGCCACCTATGATGGTGAGGTGCTCTTTTTCAGGTATGAGTACAACATATCTTGTAGCTGTTGTCTTGTTGAGATTTTCTTTATTTAGTATGACCTTTTTAGATTTTCATAGGGTCTCAGGATACCTGATGTCTGATAAATTGGAGATTCCTCGGCTGAGAGTTAAAAAAGATTGGCATGTTGGTTTGAAACAGGATCCGGTGGACCGTTCTCATCCAGATGTACATGATGACCAACTCATACAGGAGCCTGTCATGGACTCCGCAGCCAGTGAGTATTATCCTCttacatttgcttttcatagtcACTTTGTTTCCTCTTAATATTCCTGCTtgtttatgatatatttgaCCTAGCTGCCCCAGCatgtgtaattttttaaaatgtgttGTGACATTTGGCATTTATATATAGAACCATGATTTCCTTATGTTCTATAAGTTAACCTTTTGTTACTAAGGTCCGTAATAAGTTACTGCTAAAATATTCTTGATTCTGCAGTACTGAATTAGTTTACCTGTTGTCCTGTAGGGTCTATTACTCGAATATTTCTGTTGTAATTTGGTACCTTGGTCTGTATATTTCTCAGCATCGGTGCACATCTTTTGTTGCCACTCGACTTTTTTCACCTATTTGCCAATTCTACCTCTTTCTTTGTGCTTTCTAGTATTCAACTGATTTTCAATGGGACTCCGACCCTTGTGCTTGTTTTGACTTGACACTGCGGAAAGACTAATTTTTCCTTGATTTTTATCTCAACATGTCAAGAGGtactcttaatttattttttgtttatttggtgATGTTACATTCTGAATATAACCACTTTTAGACGTGGATGCTAGATGTTGACCTTCATCAATTGAATTATATCTTAAATCATATCTTTAATTCAAAAGTTTTCTCCTAGGTCACAATGCATCCACTCATGGAGGCAACTATTCAAAATCTACTGCATCTGAAGTTAACACAGAAACCCATTCTATTCAAAAAGAAGTCAACCATGACGCTTCTAATGCTTCAATATTTTTGCCGTCAGGAGTTTCACCTAACACATCAAATTCATCTAATTTAGAGGACCAAAAGGGGAAAAATGATAGTGTAGCTGGTGGAGAAGTTAAAATGACTAACTTAAACAATATTACTCTGAATTCTGATAATGAGAAAATCAGTGTCCCAGAGAATGGAACAAGTAAAGGGAGAAGGCTTCTAGAAGACAATGTCTTGAGAAGTTCGGAGGAAAGTGATTCTGGATCCAAAGATGTTAGAACTGCAACTGTGGAAAATGAAGGAGGTCTGGAAGCGGAAGCTGATTCATCATTTGAGTTATTCCGGGATAATGAGGATATCCctgatgattatgattatgacgAGGATGATTACcttgatgatgatgaattatggaAAACTGAAGAATTTGAGGAACCAGAACATGAGAAATTGGAgaattatgttcatattgatgCTCATATTTTATGTACTCCTGTAAGTCTGTTGGAAAGAACAGCTTATTTGATTGATATTTCATAGTCGGTAAATGTCAGGTAACAAATTTGGATGTCCTTGTTTCTGTCAGGTCATTGCTGACATTGACAGCGATGGGGTGTCGGAGATGATTGTTGCAGTATCCTACTTCTTTGACCATGAGTAAGCTTTCTCACCATGGTGCTATTTTGTTTTCACATTGTTACTCGGTTTCTGACTGAAGTCTCAGCTGATTTATATATTTGCTCCTTAAATGTTGAAGTCGTTCAGTTTTCCCTGTATGGTATATGCTAATTAAGTCTTACAGAGCATTTATTAAGGGTGAAACACCAAGCCTCCCCTTGTATGGTATATGCTATTTAAGACATTTGTTGCTGCTATTATATGGACAGTTGGCTGAATTATGTATCTTGAAGTGAGTGTCTTGTTGATTGGATAATGATTACTGCTTCCAGAAAAAGGATGTTTACGATGGGCATGTGGGATTGTTTGATTAAAACTTCAGCTTGGTTATGTTAATAGGCTGTGTTATACATTTCACTCATAATAATCCTGCCAAATAAATATGGGAGTTGCAATTGTTCATGTCAAGATCTCTTAATTAAATGCTACTTATCTCAGCCATATCTTTTTGACATTGCTTTGATCTTCTTGATGTGCATTACTGTATGAAacatatataacttttaaattgATTGAATCTGCTCCTTTTTTCTTGTCAAATAGAGCCCCTTTATTTTGCTCCATTCATTAATGACTCTcttaccttctcaaaaaaaagCCCTAAAAAGGTCTCTTCTAGTAATAGACAGCTGATTAGAACTTTTTGAAGTCAATTCTGcagccaaaaaaataaaaaactgatGAATCATGAATTCACAGGTACTACAACAATCAGGAGCATATAAAGGAACTTGGAGACATTGAAATAGGAAAATATGTTGCTGGTGGTATTGTTGTTTTCAATCTAGATACCAAGCAAGTCAAATGGTCTGCACAGTTGGACTTAAGTACTGACGACGGGACATTCCGTGCCTATATATACTCTTCTCCTACGGTAGTTGATTTGGATGGTGATGGAAACATGGACATTCTAGTTGGGACCTCCTATGGCTTGTTTTATGTGTTGGATCACAACGGTAATCCTCTGTTAAGGTCTTTCCAgtcttattttttagtttattgtGTTGCTGATGTCTGGTTTAAGTAAATCATCAATCGACCACTACATGTCATTCCTATTGTTGGATTCAGCAATATGAATCCTATGTATCCATTATTCAGTTGTTTCGATTCAAAAATTCAGTAGTATTTTCAGCTTCTAGTATTCACCTTAGTACCATAACTGTTCTTTCCATGTGATCTGAATTATTTTCCCATCATGAGAGACCCATCATTGATTTAACACTATGTCCTTTCATGGTAATTATAATGCTCTGTATCATGTAAAGAGTGCTGTTTCCTGCTAGATTCTTCTTTGATTAAGCCTATGAAGTCTGGCATCACTTGTAGTTAAACGTGCAAGCATGATATTGTCACACCTCAAATCTGGAGAATGTGACCGGCACCTGATGCCTTAAACTTCCATCAAGGAAACCAGCCTAACATGGCATACTCAACATAATTCATGCATGATTATAACATGTGCAAATTAAACATCCCTTAGTAAATGTATTTAATGACACAACCTGCCTCatcttcatttaaaaaaaattggcaccATCAGTCCTTTTCAAACTTCTCCATTTTGGTCCTTTTGTCCTTCCTAACTCTCCAACCAAATCCCAAACCAAGTGAGACACCCGTTAACACGTTCCAAATACTTAACCATCCCCGTGTGTGTCTGCACACAGTTTTGGAGTTAATTATCATCCATTAAGCTTGTAATTAACCCAATTTTTAGAATTTGCGGGGCTTTACCAATACTTTTGGCTTACTCTCCGCTGGACAGTCATACACGTCCCTAAGTGGCAATTAGGTTTTTTAGTGTTTTCCATTCATTTCGTTTTTAGTAAATGTGTCATCCTCCTAATTCTTGTCTGCTCTGCTTCATATGATTGTTCTTATTATCAAATCTTTTGAAGACTAATGACCTAACATCAGGCAAAGTCAGGGAAAAGTTTCCTCTTGAAATGGCTGAAATCCAAGGAGCAGTAGTTGCAGCTGATATCAATGATGATGGAAAGATTGAACTAGTTACAACAGATTCACATGGAAATGTTGCTGCTTGGACTGCACAAGGTACAGAAATTTGGGAAACGCATCTCAAGAGCCTTGTTCCTCAGGGACCGGTCATTGGCGATGTGGATGGAGATGGCCATACGGATGTCGTTGTCCCAACACTTTCTGGGAATATATATGTTCTGAATGGCAAGGACGGCTCATTTGTACGTCCATATCCTTATAGGACTCATGGTAGGGTGATGAATCGAGCACTTCTCGTCGACTTGAGCAAACGTGGGGAGAAGAAAAAAGGGCTTACAATTGTCACAATGTCATTTGATGGTTATTTGTATCTCATAGACGGACCAACATCATGTGCTGATGTTGTAGATATTGGTGAAACTTCGTAAGACAACGAttcattctctctctctctccatttttcttttttattttgtagacTTATCTTTGATCTGATCTGCTATATATTTTCTGCTTGTCACAGATACAGCATGGTCTTGGCTGATAATGTTGATGGTGGCGATGATCTTGATCTTATTGTAACAACGATGAATGGTAACGTCTTCTGTTTCTCCACGCCTGCCCCACATCATCCCCTCAAAGTAAGTGAATTTGGTGTATTTGCTTTTGGTTAATTGTTCGTGTTCTTTGATATTGATACCTGCACTCAGACTTGGAGATCTCCTAATCAAGGGAGAAACAATGCTGCTTACCGTAATGATCGTCAGGGGATCTATGCAACTCCGTCTTCAAGAGCTTTCCGTGATGAAGAGGGCAAGAGCTTTTGGGTTGAAATAGAGATTGTTGATAAATACAGATACCCATCTGGGTCTCAAGCTCCTTATAATGTCACGGTAAATCGCTTTCACATTCTTGGTCGATCCTGCTTACTATTTAAATCTTATCAGTTATTTCTTCTCCATCGACACAGGTGAGCTTGTTAGTTCCTGGTAATTACCAAGGAGAACGAACTATTAAGCAAAATAAGATATTCGACCGTCCTGGAAAACATCAGCTTATGCTCCCAACTGTTAATGTAAGGACTGCTGGGACTGTTTTGCTGGAGATGGTTGACAAGAACGGACTATATTTCTCAGATGATTTCTCTATAACATTCCATATGCATTATTATAAGCTATTGAAATGGATTCTCGTACTCCCTATGCTGGGAATGTTTGGTGTGCTTGTCATCCTTCGTCCACAGGAGGCCATGCCACTACCATCATTTTCGCGGAACACTGATTTATGATGTTGCAGTCACCTATATTACAAATTTCCATCATGTTGAAGAAATGAAGCAAATCACTCCTTCTGGACCTTGAGCGGAGAACTGACTTACTGATACCGGGTATGTTCaaacatgaaaattttcattgttCTGGGCGGATGTTCTTGAACAATAGAGTTACTCGAGGAGGAAGTTCGTTGATCAGGCCAATCAAGTCTGGTTTTGTGGGGGGTAATCTTAGAACGGATCATGTAAGGGACACTGCATTTTGTGAAGTTGAATATTTCCTTCTCTCTGATCTCAGTACAAATGGCCGTGGACGCGGTTAATGTTACTAATAGAGTAGATTGTAAGAAAATGTTCAGTATGTAAGGAGAAATTTACGATGTGATGCCGGGAAGTAAACTCTTTTACTTGTTATTAGTTACAAGATGCACCTGTGTCAAAATATAATATGGAATACGGTAGTGACTGATTTATTAAAAGGGATATCATTTATACTGAATACCTATTTATTCCACATAAAAGGTAATATTATTAATGCTCTAATCATATGATAAATGGTAGTTTTGTTTCTACGTGCACAAATTGGGAAGATTAAATAAGTTAAAGAGAATGAAAAGATCATGGTTTAATCCTTCATGGAATGTCAAACCTAATCAATCCTATTCATATTGATAATTAACGGCAAAAGAAGTCGTCGCTAATAACAACTTTTAGTGGCCACATAAATATTCTTTAGAAGAGCACTATTAAACGACTCTTAGTTGCGACATAAATATCGAGACAAAAGTTGTCACACCTTTCGCGGTGTGAAGTTGTCACCAATAAAGACTTCTCATGGAGACATAAATATTCATTCGCGGCGATGGAGGTTGTCACTAAAGACTTTTAGTGGCGACTGTAAGAGTTGTTAATAAAACTTTTAGTGGCGACATAAAAATCCTTTAGCGGCGGTGACTGAAGTtgtaacaaataatttttttttatcggCTACAGAAGTTGTCACTAATAAAACCTTTTGGTGGCGACAGAAGTTAGTcacaaaaaataacttttagtggCGATATATATCCTTTGGCGGCAACAGAAATgtcacaaataaatatttttagtggCAGCATAAATATCCTTTAGCGGCGACAGAATTTGTCGCTAATAACTACTTTTAGGAGCGACATTGATATCCTTTCGGCGACTGAATTTGTCACTAATAACAGCGACAGTTATCCTTTCGCGGCGACACAAGTTGTCACTAATAACAACTTTTAGTGGCGACTTATATATTACCTTTAGCGGCGAAATTAGTTgtcaataataacatattttagtGACGACTTATATATACCTTTAGCGACGACATTAGTTGTCACTAATAACAACTTTTAGTGGCGACTTATATATACCTTTAGCAGCGACAGACTTTTAGTGGCGACTTATATATACCTTTAGCGGCGACATATGTTGTCACTAATAATAACTTTTAGTGGCGACTTATATATACCTTTAGCGGCGACAATAGTTGTCACTAATAACAACTTTTAGTGGCGACTTATATATACCTTTAGCGGCGACAATAGTTGTCACTAATAATAACTTTTAGTGGCGACTTATATATACCTTTAGCGGCGATATTAGTTGTTACTATAACAAGTTTTAGTGGCGACTATTATGTACATTTAGTGGCGACAAAAGTTGTCACTAATAATAACTTTTAGTGGCGACTTATATATACATTTAGCGGCGACAAAAGTTGTATAATATCTTTTAGTGGCGACATATATATAACTTTAGCGGCGACAGAAGTTGTCACTAATAAAAACTTTTAGTGGCGACTTATAGACACCTTTAGCGGCGACAGAAGTTGCCACTAATAAAAACTTTTAGTGGCGACTTATATATACACCTTTAGCGGCGACAGAAGTTGTAACTAATAAAAACTTTTAGTGGCGACTTATATATACCTTAAGCAGCGACAGAAGTTGTCACTAATAAAAACTTTTAGTGGCGACTTATATATACTTTAGCGGCGAAAGATGTTGTCACTAATAATAACTTTAGTGGCGACTTATATATACCTTTAGCGGTGACATTAGTTGTCACTAATAACAACTTTTAGTGGCGACTTGTATATACCTTTAGGGTGACAGAAGTTGTCACTAATAACAACTTTTAGTGGCGACTTATATATACCTTTAGCGGCGACAGAAGTTGTCACTAATAACTACATTTTAAGTTGCGACATAAATATCCTTTCGCTGGCGACAGAAG
The sequence above is a segment of the Solanum lycopersicum chromosome 10, SLM_r2.1 genome. Coding sequences within it:
- the LOC101244539 gene encoding protein DEFECTIVE IN EXINE FORMATION 1-like isoform X2; amino-acid sequence: MKARVLLLCFLLLSSNFRFLQSEDTTKNKFREREATDDALAYPNLDEDELFNTQCPQHLELRWQTEVSSSVYASPLIADINSDGKLEVVVPSFVHYLEVLEGSDGDKVPGWPAFHQSTVHSTPFLYDIDKDGVREIGLATYDGEVLFFRVSGYLMSDKLEIPRLRVKKDWHVGLKQDPVDRSHPDVHDDQLIQEPVMDSAARVSPNTSNSSNLEDQKGKNDSVAGGEVKMTNLNNITLNSDNEKISVPENGTSKGRRLLEDNVLRSSEESDSGSKDVRTATVENEGGLEAEADSSFELFRDNEDIPDDYDYDEDDYLDDDELWKTEEFEEPEHEKLENYVHIDAHILCTPVIADIDSDGVSEMIVAVSYFFDHEYYNNQEHIKELGDIEIGKYVAGGIVVFNLDTKQVKWSAQLDLSTDDGTFRAYIYSSPTVVDLDGDGNMDILVGTSYGLFYVLDHNGKVREKFPLEMAEIQGAVVAADINDDGKIELVTTDSHGNVAAWTAQGTEIWETHLKSLVPQGPVIGDVDGDGHTDVVVPTLSGNIYVLNGKDGSFVRPYPYRTHGRVMNRALLVDLSKRGEKKKGLTIVTMSFDGYLYLIDGPTSCADVVDIGETSYSMVLADNVDGGDDLDLIVTTMNGNVFCFSTPAPHHPLKTWRSPNQGRNNAAYRNDRQGIYATPSSRAFRDEEGKSFWVEIEIVDKYRYPSGSQAPYNVTVSLLVPGNYQGERTIKQNKIFDRPGKHQLMLPTVNVRTAGTVLLEMVDKNGLYFSDDFSITFHMHYYKLLKWILVLPMLGMFGVLVILRPQEAMPLPSFSRNTDL
- the LOC101244539 gene encoding protein DEFECTIVE IN EXINE FORMATION 1-like isoform X1, whose amino-acid sequence is MKARVLLLCFLLLSSNFRFLQSEDTTKNKFREREATDDALAYPNLDEDELFNTQCPQHLELRWQTEVSSSVYASPLIADINSDGKLEVVVPSFVHYLEVLEGSDGDKVPGWPAFHQSTVHSTPFLYDIDKDGVREIGLATYDGEVLFFRVSGYLMSDKLEIPRLRVKKDWHVGLKQDPVDRSHPDVHDDQLIQEPVMDSAASHNASTHGGNYSKSTASEVNTETHSIQKEVNHDASNASIFLPSGVSPNTSNSSNLEDQKGKNDSVAGGEVKMTNLNNITLNSDNEKISVPENGTSKGRRLLEDNVLRSSEESDSGSKDVRTATVENEGGLEAEADSSFELFRDNEDIPDDYDYDEDDYLDDDELWKTEEFEEPEHEKLENYVHIDAHILCTPVIADIDSDGVSEMIVAVSYFFDHEYYNNQEHIKELGDIEIGKYVAGGIVVFNLDTKQVKWSAQLDLSTDDGTFRAYIYSSPTVVDLDGDGNMDILVGTSYGLFYVLDHNGKVREKFPLEMAEIQGAVVAADINDDGKIELVTTDSHGNVAAWTAQGTEIWETHLKSLVPQGPVIGDVDGDGHTDVVVPTLSGNIYVLNGKDGSFVRPYPYRTHGRVMNRALLVDLSKRGEKKKGLTIVTMSFDGYLYLIDGPTSCADVVDIGETSYSMVLADNVDGGDDLDLIVTTMNGNVFCFSTPAPHHPLKTWRSPNQGRNNAAYRNDRQGIYATPSSRAFRDEEGKSFWVEIEIVDKYRYPSGSQAPYNVTVSLLVPGNYQGERTIKQNKIFDRPGKHQLMLPTVNVRTAGTVLLEMVDKNGLYFSDDFSITFHMHYYKLLKWILVLPMLGMFGVLVILRPQEAMPLPSFSRNTDL
- the LOC101244539 gene encoding protein DEFECTIVE IN EXINE FORMATION 1-like isoform X4 — translated: MFLDHYYSDGKLEVVVPSFVHYLEVLEGSDGDKVPGWPAFHQSTVHSTPFLYDIDKDGVREIGLATYDGEVLFFRVSGYLMSDKLEIPRLRVKKDWHVGLKQDPVDRSHPDVHDDQLIQEPVMDSAARVSPNTSNSSNLEDQKGKNDSVAGGEVKMTNLNNITLNSDNEKISVPENGTSKGRRLLEDNVLRSSEESDSGSKDVRTATVENEGGLEAEADSSFELFRDNEDIPDDYDYDEDDYLDDDELWKTEEFEEPEHEKLENYVHIDAHILCTPVIADIDSDGVSEMIVAVSYFFDHEYYNNQEHIKELGDIEIGKYVAGGIVVFNLDTKQVKWSAQLDLSTDDGTFRAYIYSSPTVVDLDGDGNMDILVGTSYGLFYVLDHNGKVREKFPLEMAEIQGAVVAADINDDGKIELVTTDSHGNVAAWTAQGTEIWETHLKSLVPQGPVIGDVDGDGHTDVVVPTLSGNIYVLNGKDGSFVRPYPYRTHGRVMNRALLVDLSKRGEKKKGLTIVTMSFDGYLYLIDGPTSCADVVDIGETSYSMVLADNVDGGDDLDLIVTTMNGNVFCFSTPAPHHPLKTWRSPNQGRNNAAYRNDRQGIYATPSSRAFRDEEGKSFWVEIEIVDKYRYPSGSQAPYNVTVSLLVPGNYQGERTIKQNKIFDRPGKHQLMLPTVNVRTAGTVLLEMVDKNGLYFSDDFSITFHMHYYKLLKWILVLPMLGMFGVLVILRPQEAMPLPSFSRNTDL
- the LOC101244539 gene encoding protein DEFECTIVE IN EXINE FORMATION 1-like isoform X3, yielding MFLDHYYSDGKLEVVVPSFVHYLEVLEGSDGDKVPGWPAFHQSTVHSTPFLYDIDKDGVREIGLATYDGEVLFFRVSGYLMSDKLEIPRLRVKKDWHVGLKQDPVDRSHPDVHDDQLIQEPVMDSAASHNASTHGGNYSKSTASEVNTETHSIQKEVNHDASNASIFLPSGVSPNTSNSSNLEDQKGKNDSVAGGEVKMTNLNNITLNSDNEKISVPENGTSKGRRLLEDNVLRSSEESDSGSKDVRTATVENEGGLEAEADSSFELFRDNEDIPDDYDYDEDDYLDDDELWKTEEFEEPEHEKLENYVHIDAHILCTPVIADIDSDGVSEMIVAVSYFFDHEYYNNQEHIKELGDIEIGKYVAGGIVVFNLDTKQVKWSAQLDLSTDDGTFRAYIYSSPTVVDLDGDGNMDILVGTSYGLFYVLDHNGKVREKFPLEMAEIQGAVVAADINDDGKIELVTTDSHGNVAAWTAQGTEIWETHLKSLVPQGPVIGDVDGDGHTDVVVPTLSGNIYVLNGKDGSFVRPYPYRTHGRVMNRALLVDLSKRGEKKKGLTIVTMSFDGYLYLIDGPTSCADVVDIGETSYSMVLADNVDGGDDLDLIVTTMNGNVFCFSTPAPHHPLKTWRSPNQGRNNAAYRNDRQGIYATPSSRAFRDEEGKSFWVEIEIVDKYRYPSGSQAPYNVTVSLLVPGNYQGERTIKQNKIFDRPGKHQLMLPTVNVRTAGTVLLEMVDKNGLYFSDDFSITFHMHYYKLLKWILVLPMLGMFGVLVILRPQEAMPLPSFSRNTDL